In Aspergillus flavus chromosome 3, complete sequence, one genomic interval encodes:
- a CDS encoding NADH-ubiquinone oxidoreductase 49 kDa subunit, whose product MAASFTRLAGSAPKRLCLRPSTFTKYNAIPRSRSIATTLPRRQAEPTSYQATRLIPTDPTFTSLANKEGPQEADVAAGLESESEGVGRKIRHYTVNFGPQHPAAHGVLRLILEINGEEIVRADPHVGLLHRGTEKLIEYKTYMQALPYFDRLDYVSMMTNEQCYSLAVEKLLNIEIPDRAKYIRTMFGEMTRILNHLMSVLSHAMDVGALTPFLWGFEEREKLMEFYERVSGARLHAAYVRPGGVSQDIPLGLLDDIYQWATQFGDRIDETEELLTDNRIWKARTQGVGVVSAADALNMSFTGVMLRGSGVPWDIRKSQPYDAYDKVEFDVPVGVNGDCYDRYLCRMEEFRQSLRIIHQCLNQMPAGPVKVEDYKLSPPPRAAMKENMEALIHHFLLFSKGYAVPPGETYSAIEAPKGEMGVFLVSDGSERPYRCKIRAPGFAHLGGFDQISRGHLLADAVAIIGTMDLVFGEVDR is encoded by the exons ATGGCTGCTTCCTTTACTCGCCTGGCGGGCAGCGCGCCCAAAAGGCTTTGTCTCCGCCCCTCCACCTTCACCAAATACAACGCCATCCCCAGATCCCGCTCGATAGCGACGACGCTTCCTCGTCGGCAAGCGGAACCGACCAGCTACCAGGCTACCAGACTCATTCCCACTGACCCTACCTTCACAAGTCTGGCTAACAAGGAGGGTCCCCAAGAAGCCGATGTTGCCGCTGGTCTCGAATCCGAGAGTGAAGGGGTCGGCCGCAAAATCCGTCACTACACAGTCAACTTCGGTCCTCAGCATCCTGCTGCTCACGGTGTGCTTCGACTGATTCTCGAGATCAATGGTGAAGAGATCGTCCGCGCGGATCCTCATGTCGGATTGCTTCACCGTGGTACCGAGAAGTTGATCGAATACAAGACCTACATGCAGGCTCTGCCTTACTTCGACCGATTGGACTATGTCTCCATGATGACGAATGAACAGTGCTACTCGCTGGCTGTGGAGAAGCTACTGAACATTGAAATCCCTGACAGAGCCAAGTATATCCGTACAATGTTCGGAGAGATGACCCGTATTCTGAACCACCTCATGTCCGTCCTTTCCCACGCTATGGATGTTGGTGCTCTTACGCCATTCCTGTGGGGTTTCGAGGAGCGTGAAAAGCTCATG GAATTCTACGAGCGTGTCTCCGGTGCCCGTCTCCACGCCGCCTACGTCCGCCCCGGCGGTGTGTCTCAGGATATCCCCCTCGGCCTTCTCGATGATATCTACCAGTGGGCTACCCAGTTCGGTGACCGTATCGACGAAACCGAAGAGCTGCTCACCGATAACCGTATCTGGAAGGCCAGAACTCAAGGCGTTGGTGTTGTCAGCGCCGCTGATGCGCTGAACATGAGCTTCACTGGTGTCATGCTCCGTGGCTCTGGTGTGCCATGGGATATCCGCAAGTCCCAGCCATATGACGCTTACGACAAGGTTGAATTCGACGTCCCCGTCGGTGTCAACGGTGACTGTTATGATCGTTACCTTTGCCGTATGGAGGAGTTCCGCCAGTCCCTCCGTATCATCCACCAATGCTTGAACCAGATGCCCGCAGGTCCTGTCAAGGTCGAGGACTACAAGCTTTCGCCTCCCCCTCGTGCCGCCATGAAGGAGAACATGGAGGCCCTGATCCaccacttcctcctcttcagcaaGGGTTACGCTGTCCCCCCTGGTGAGACCTACTCTGCCATTGAGGCCCCCAAGGGTGAGATGGGTGTGTTCCTGGTCAGTGACGGCAGCGAGAGACCCTACCGTTGCAAGATCCGTGCTCCTGGTTTTGCCCACTTGGGTGGTTTCGATCAAATCTCTCGTGGTCACTTGCTGGCAGATGCTGTCGCCATTATTG GTACAATGGATCTGGTGTTCGGTGAAGTCGACCGGTAG
- a CDS encoding putative DNA-directed RNA polymerase I and III subunit Rpc40 (DNA-directed RNA polymerase I and III subunit Rpc40, putative) produces the protein MAPLVPSQAELDRRRLVDINLETVSNIPSTDFPGHWPGESHEWNLEKFRNEFNVEFHRNERFESSFSLIGVDASIANAFRRIVMAEVPSVAIEFVFVHNNTSVIQDEVLAQRLGLIPLKGSVDGINWMRWFKKATEDDPEGSDPSDYNTIVLRLDIECTKNPNADATENDPRKLYKNAHVYARDITFHPVGRQEQFFTGEDAIQPVNPDILIAKLRPGQKIDLEMHCIKGIGADHAKFSPVATASYRLLPDIQILRPILGEDAKKFAKCFPKGVIGLEPVTREEAAKQGSGYEGHEGETKAVVRDAFKDTVSRECLRHEEFQGKVKLGRVRDHFIFNIESTGQFDSDVLFLESVKVLKLKCARWKRGLADLMR, from the exons ATGGCGCCTCTCGTTCCTTCGCAGGCGGAGCTTGATCGCCGGAGG CTCGTCGACATCAATCTGGAAACGGTCTCCAACATCCCCTCCACAGATTTCCCGGGTCACTGGCCAGGCGAGTCGCATGAGTGGAACCTGGAGAAATTTAGAAAT GAGTTCAATGTTGAGTTCCATCGCAATGAAAGATTCgaatcttctttctctctcatcGGCGTAGATGCATCGATCGCAAATGCCTTCCGTCGTATCGTAATGGCTGAAGTGCCTAGCGTTGCCATCGAGTTCGTCTTCGTTCACAATAACACCTCCGTCATCCAGGATGAAGTGCTCGCCCAGCGACTGGGTCTGATTCCACTGAAGGGTTCCGTGGATGGTATTAACTGGATGCGTTGGTTCAAGAAGGCCACGGAGGATGATCCCGAGGGTAGCGATCCATCCGATTACAACACCATCGTCTTGCGACTGGATATTGAATGTACCAAGAACCCCAACGCTGACGCCACGGAGAATGACCCCCGCAAGCTGTATAAGAATGCGCATGTTTACGCCAGAGACATCACTTTCCACCCTGTCGGACGTCAGGAGCAATTCTTCACTGGAGAGGATGCTATCCAGCCGGTCAACCCAGACATTTTGATCGCTAAGCTTCGCCCGGGCCAGAAGATCGACCTTGAAATGCACTGTATCAAGGGTATTGGAGCCGACCATGCTAAGTTCTCGCCTGTTGCTACCGCATCATACCGTTTGCTTCCCGATATCCAGATTCTGCGCCCCATTCTTGGAGAAGACGCCAAGAAGTTCGCCAAGTGTTTCCCTAAGGGCGTGATTGGTTTGGAGCCTGTTACCCGGGAAGAGGCCGCAAAACAGGGGAGCGGATACGAGGGCCACGAGGGGGAGACGAAGGCCGTTGTTCGCGATGCCTTCAAGGATACCGTTAGCAGGGAATGTCTCAGACATGAGGAGTTCCAAGGAAAGGTGAAGCTCGGTCGCGTGCGTGACCatttcatcttcaacatcgaAAGCACTGGCCAATTCGATAGTGATGTCCTTTTCTTAGAAAGCGTGAAGGTCCTGAAGCTCAAATGCGCCAGATGGAAGCGGGGATTGGCGGATCTCATGCGGTAA
- a CDS encoding NEDD8-activating complex, catalytic component UBA3, which yields MASADSSLRWKHLHKVLTKPGPFSDEDWVPGSETISALETSKILVIGAGGLGCEILKNLALSGFKDIHVIDMDTIDISNLNRQFLFRQADIGKPKAEVAAAFVERRVKGVKITPYVGKIQDKDEDYYMQFKIVVCGLDSIEARRWINATLIGMVDPENPESLKPLIDGGTEGFKGQARVILPTLSSCIECQLDMHAPRPAVPLCTIATIPRQPQHCIEWAHQIAWQEKRKDDPFDSDDLDHIGWVYNAALERAKQFHIHGVTFQMTQGVVKNIIPAIASTNAVIAAATTSEALKIATSCNPYLDNYMMYAGEEGVYTYTFEAEKKPDCPVCGNLARNMTVDPDMTLQEYIDTLGDRPEAQLKKPSMRTEEKTLYQRFPPQLEEQTRANLQRKLRDLVEDGQEIAVSDPAYTIDFRYRLLFK from the exons ATGGCTTCCGCAGACTCTTCCCTTAGGTG GAAACACCTCCACAAGGTATTAACCAAGCCGGGACCTTTCAGCGATGAAGACTGGGTACCTGGGTCGGAGACCATTAGTGCTTTGGAGACATCAAAAATTCT agttat CGGGGCTGGAGGCCTAGGATGTGAAATTCTGAAGAACCTTGCTTTGTCCGGTTTCAAGGATATCCATGTTATTGATATGG ATACCATTGACATCTCTAACCTGAATCGTCAGTTTTTATTCCGCCAGGCTGACATCGGCAAACCTAAAGCTGAGGTTGCGGCTGCTTTCGTAGAGAGACGAGTCAAAGGCGTCAAAATTACCCCTTATGTAGGGAAGATTCAAGATAAGGATGAAGATTACTACATGCAGTTCAAGATAGTCGTTTGCGGTCTCGATAGCATAGAAGCGAGACGGTGGATCAATGCAACACTTATTGGCATGGTTGATCCTGAAAACCCTGAAAGCCTGAAGCCCCTCATTGATGGAGGAACTGAAG GCTTCAAGGGGCAGGCGCGTGTTATCCTACCAACTCTGTCTTCGTGCATTGAATGTCAGCTTGACATGCATGCTCCCCGTCCTGCGGTCCCACTATGCACTATTGCGACCATCCCTCGACAGCCTCAGCATTGTATAGAATGGGCACACCAGATCGCCTGGCAGGAAAAGCGCAAGGACGACCCTTTCGATAGTGATGATCTGGACCACATTGGTTGGGTGTACAATGCGGCTCTTGAGCGAGCAAAACAATTCCATATCCACGGAGTCACCTTCCAGATGACTCAGGGTGTAGTTAAGAACATCATTCCTGCAATCGCTTCAACAAACGCTGTCATTGCTGCTGCGACAACGTCTGAAGCATTAAAGATTGCCACCTCGTGCAACCCGTACCTGGATAACTATATGATGTATGCTGGTGAAGAAGGTGTCTACACCTATACATTCGAGGCCGAAAAGAAACCAGATTGCCCTGTCTGTGGCAACCTCGCGCGAAATATGACTGTCGATCCAGACATGACGCTGCAAGAGTACATCGACACTCTAGGGGACCGGCCGGAAGCTCAGCTTAAGAAGCCTAGCATGAGAACGGAAGAAAAGACACTCTACCAGCGCTTCCCGCCCCAATTGGAGGAACAGACCAGGGCCAATCTGCAACGCAAGCTCAGAGATTTGGTAGAAGACGGGCAAGAGATTGCGGTCAGCGATCCCGCGTATACTATCGATTTCCGCTACCGGTTGTTGTTCAAATAA
- a CDS encoding telomere length regulation protein-domain-containing protein codes for MDGLLTEVKTVTHDRDLSLSIAKERPVHGIERHEAISKADTDADSTSADYILTVLKSKPDRAGLSDVLNVLDPSNKYVTPKVFDIRVPSPTTAQILNVLGTITVPDHWASLNARSKGSTSEDNKLRAALLRCFSSVCGISCLVTQLRSLIATARSSSQQGKASGSQIQIRDLLTILSALLKPKDLILRIYMDIETLYSNATQQQLAWREFLSSIAASKVLSATAEALTLAGDFDGLSTILWIGDGAQYTSWLGTNICHMVSKLDLDNQDAWKAVASLTGRALSLGYTDHLARELYTSLLVNETLRERYGSLFDTLRPMEQLAVLEATFREVEKKYFLALIDQSNEAILGQRVNGVAGLCSSIIGEREHIKAQLLDWLSKGQGGSIQTTGLRRALLASFTYQKESMTTLLKKSLEQSSDKFYIKHAPIVSQEANTQVLLLAAGYLKRLDPNAIMEIGRSSAFLNTVSNRLAASSSKARFLGMIIGMSISQLIEQPGKAMKFDLEEMEGDEALWYFNMVNTQDSVGPLESIMPTDSASKAQQPAKSSPTSARATRKPPPRTAKIVAIEEIVSENEEPEENEELIPYEKPDEDPYDSDEDPTLVQRNKPTAPVYIRDLIIYLRDTENIERFELAIRTAPSLIRRKTDFGTELAENTEELALVIVGLQEQSKFPKFHEYRLQSIIALIVSQPLKMGRWFTAMFFDGDLSQVQRSAVLTGLGLSAREIAGNGENDAKTLGLPTLPDASFPSKKLPTNLEALYSGNESPIASLTKKLAQTSLQPLAANAADSLSGPNALKVRTFSSRMEVEKQRQQREAQRQKSTAKDLYKVLAEGFFYPLKSRFEMMMLQFSSSTAPSYNPFITPNLLTLFIQTLTLTLSTMGPHTPYLPTVTEDALTFLLSLHTRPASDDPTILSALLALFLTIVDLNVASGSTGEERLVTELASQVIELREWAGEVFDRTPAVKRDEPREQVRTLAAGVMVKLGEVMERYQGRLMGVNSGFKY; via the exons ATGGACGGTTTATTGACAGAAGTTAAGACAGTTACTCATGACCGGGACCTGTCTCTGTCGATCGCCAAAGAGAGACCTGTCCACGGAATAGAGAGGCATGAAGCCATTTCGAAAGCCGACACTGATGCAGATTCAACATCCGCggattatatattaacaGTACTAAAGTCGAAACCTGATCGCGCAGGACTTTCTGATGTCCTCAACGTACTGGATCCATCAAACAAATACGTGACTCCAAAAGTCTTTGATATCAGAGTTCCAAGTCCGACAACTGCTCAGATACTTAATGTCTTAGGCACCATTACGGTCCCTGATCATTGGGCCTCATTGAATGCAAGGTCAAAGGGGTCAACGTCAGAGGATAATAAACTACGAGCCGCTCTATTAAGATGCTTTAGCAGTGTCTGTGGTATTAGTTGCTTGGTGACTCAACTCCGCTCGCTTATAGCTACAGCGCGGTCATCCTCCCAACAGGGGAAAGCATCAGGCTCTCAAATTCAGATTCGAGATCTTCTGACAATTCTTTCTGCTCTTTTGAAGCCCAAAGATCTTATATTGCGTATATACATGGATATTGAGACACTCTACAGCAATGCAACCCAGCAGCAGCTTGCATGGAGAGAATTCCTGTCTAGTATTGCTGCTAGCAAGGTTCTCTCGGCTACAGCGGAGGCTCTCACGTTAGCTGGGGATTTCGATGGTTTGAGTACGATCCTATGGATTGGAGACGGCGCCCAATATACCTCTTGGTTGGGTACTAATATCTGTCACATGGTGTCAAAACTTGATTTGGATAACCAGGATGCTTGGAAAGCGGTTGCCTCTCTAACCGGACGAGCATTGAGCCTTGGCTACACAG ATCACTTGGCTCGCGAGTTATACACGAGCTTGCTCGTCAATGAGACTCTCCGAGAACGATATGGTTCTCTTTTCGATACACTTCGGCCGATGGAACAGCTTGCAGTTTTGGAAGCTACATTCCGCGAAgttgaaaagaaatatttcttGGCACTGATCGATCAAAGCAATGAGGCTATATTGGGCCAACGCGTTAACGGTGTTGCAGGATTGTGTTCTAGTATTATAGGAGAGCGTGAACATATAAAAGCCCAGCTTCTGGATTGGCTATCAAAAGGCCAGGGTGGCTCCATACAGACTACCGGGTTACGTCGGGCATTGTTGGCTAGCTTTACATATCAGAAAG AGTCAATGACGACGTTACTCAAAAAGAGCCTGGAACAGTCTAGTGACAAGTTCTATATTAAGCATGCGCCAATTGTGAGCCAAGAAG CGAATACCCAAGTCCTACTTCTGGCAGCAGGCTACCTTAAGCGACTTGATCCAAACGCCATCATGGAAATAGGACGTTCAAGTGCGTTTCTTAACACGGTTTCCAACCGTTTGGCCGCGTCATCATCTAAAGCCCGATTTCTTGGAATGATCATTGGGATGTCAATCTCGCAGCTCATTGAACAGCCGGGGAAAGCAATGAAATTCGACCTCGAAGAAATGGAGGGCGACGAGGCCTTGTGGTACTTCAACATGGTCAACACTCAAGACAGTGTTGGACCTTTGGAATCAATTATGCCAACTGACTCAGCATCCAAAGCACAACAACCTGCCAAAAGTTCACCTACTTCGGCAAGGGCTACCCGGAAACCACCTCCGCGGACAGCTAAGATAGTGGCTATTGAGGAAATAGTGTCCGAAAACGAGGAACctgaagaaaatgaggagCTCATCCCCTACGAGAAACCCGATGAAGATCCATACGATTCTGACGAGGACCCAACTTTAGTCCAACGCAACAAACCAACAGCACCGGT CTATATCCGCGATCTCATAATCTACTTAAGAGATACTGAAAACATAGAACGCTTTGAACTGGCAATACGCACCGCCCCATCATTAATCAGACGCAAAACTGACTTTGGAACTGAACTCGCCGAGAATACCGAAGAGCTGGCCCTTGTCATAGTTGGTCTACAAGAGCAGAGCAAATTTCCGAAATTCCATGAGTATCGGCTGCAGAGTATCATTGCCTTGATTGTGTCCCAGCCTTTGAAGATGGGCCGATGGTTCACTGCGATGTTCTTCGACGGAGACCTGTCTCAAGTCCAACGATCTGCAGTTCTAACAGGCCTAGGTCTGAGTGCTCGTGAAATAGCTGGGAATGGCGAGAATGACGCTAAGACACTGGGCCTTCCAACATTACCAGACGCGTCGTTCCCATCCAAGAAGTTACCAACCAATTTGGAAGCTTTATACTCGGGCAATGAATCTCCAATAGCTAGTCTAACAAAGAAGCTAGCACAAACATCCCTTCAACCACTGGCAGCAAATGCTGCAGATTCACTTTCTGGCCCAAACGCGCTTAAAGTGCGAACATTCTCTTCTCGAATGGAGGTTGAGAAGCAACGCCAGCAGCGAGAGGCTCAGCGCCAGAAATCTACAGCCAAGGATCTCTACAAAGTGCTGGCGGAAGGGTTCTTCTATCCACTAAAGAGTCGATttgagatgatgatgctgcaaTTTTCTTC ATCAACAGCACCTTCATACAATCCCTTCATTACTCCTAATCTCCTCACATTGTTCATCCAAACACTTACCCTCACCCTTTCAACCATGGGGCCTCATACTCCATATCTCCCTACTGTCACAGAGGATGCATTAACCTTCCTCCTCTCACTCCACACGCGCCCCGCTTCTGATGACCCCACAATTCTATCTGCCCTTCTagctctcttcctcactATAGTTGATCTGAACGTCGCATCGGGCTCCACCGGAGAGGAAAGACTCGTCACAGAGCTCGCATCGCAGGTCATCGAGCTGCGTGAGTGGGCAGGCGAGGTTTTCGACCGTACACCAGCAGTTAAGAGAGACGAACCTAGAGAACAGGTTAGAACTTTAGCAGCGGGTGTCATGGTCAAACTAGGAGAAGTGATGGAACGGTACCAAGGGCGGTTGATGGGCGTGAATTCCGGGTTTAAGTATTGA
- a CDS encoding putative vacuolar sorting protein: MAPYPGSDADYFKDKARRDLLTLLEGLKSVQVRGKKNLVVSQDLAGPVGLFVKFSLLQEYGVDRVFLLENANVDSSQRNVVFLVHAEKTRQVRTVADQIKRLQRNGNVEHEFSIFWVPRRTLVSNAILEDAGIIGDVNIAELPVYFIPLEQDVLSLELEDSFSDLYLHKDPGCVYLAAKALMGIQQRHGYFPRIIGKGDNARRLADLLLRMRKELDAEESSGLTDLSARGLLPSADTESLIIIDREVDFGSALLTQLTYEGLIDETVGIKHNQADVDTAIVGPTPVPQAQESSKAPQQTSKQGQKRKIQLDASDQLFSQLRDANFAIVGDILNKVARRLESDYESRHTAKTTTELREFVNKLPTYQLEHQSLRVHTNLAEEIMRNTRSDIFRKILEVQQNNAAGADPTYQHDSVEELIARDVPLKTVLRLLCLESCMAGGLRPRDLENFKRQIIHAYGHQHLLTFSALEKMELLQPRSSATAMLLPTTGTQPGSKTNYGYLRKNLRLVVEEVSEKDPNDIAYVYSGFAPLSVRLVQCVLQKPYVLSLIRGGSVAASASPSPASTASPGWLGFEDLVKSARGATFSIVQKGDDKAIRARQTLSGNNATKTVYVFFLGGITFTEIAALRFIAEQEAPRRKIVICTTSIINGDKMMDAAIEKQDFTKTE; this comes from the exons ATGGCGCCGTATCCTGGGTCTGATGCTGACTATTTTAAGGACAAGGCGCGTAGGGATCTGTTGACTCTGCTTGAAGGC CTGAAATCGGTGCAGGTGCGTGGGAAGAAGAACCTTGTTGTCAGCCAGGATCTGGCCGGTCCAGTCGGGCTCTTTGTCAAGTTCTCTCTACTCCAAGAGTACGGTGTAGACCGAGTGTTCCTACTGGAAAATGCCAATGTGGACTCCTCTCAACGCAATGTCGTATTCCTAGTTCATGCTGAAAAGACACGCCAGGTGCGGACCGTCGCAG ACCAGATTAAACGCCTACAGCGCAATGGAAATGTTGAACATGAATTCTCTATATTCTGGGTCCCAAGACGTACCCTTGTAAGCAATGCAATCCTGGAAGATGCAGGAATCATCGGGGATGTGAACATCGCAGAACTTCCCGTGTACTTTATACCTCTGGAGCAAGATGTCTTGTCGTTAGAGCTAGAGGACTCGTTCAGCGACTTGTACCTG CACAAAGATCCAGGCTGCGTTTACCTGGCTGCCAAGGCCCTCATGGGTATTCAGCAGAGGCACGGTTATTTTCCCCGTATAATTGGCAAGGGTGACAATGCACGACGACTGGCAGATCTTCTGCTGCGCATGAGAAAGGAGCTTGATGCTGAAGAGAGCTCTGGCCTGACTGACCTCAGCGCCAGGGGGCTCCTCCCAAGCGCAGATACGGAAAGCCTGATCATCATTGACCGTGAAGTCGACTTCGGCTCTGCCCTTCTCACTCAGCTCACATATGAAGGCTTGATCGATGAAACCGTAGGAATCAAGCACAACCAGGCAGACGTGGATACAGCCATCGTCGGCCCAACACCAGTCCCCCAAGCACAAGAATCTTCGAAAGCCCCACAGCAAACGTCCAAGCAGGGACAAAAGCGCAAAATCCAGTTAGACGCCTCCGATCAACTCTTCAGCCAACTGCGTGACGCCAACTTCGCCATCGTTGGCGACATTTTGAACAAAGTAGCCCGTCGTCTCGAAAGTGACTACGAAAGCCGCCACACAGCGAAGACCACAACCGAACTCCGCGAATTCGTCAACAAACTACCAACATACCAATTAGAGCATCAAAGCCTCCGCGTCCACACCAACCTCGCGGAGGAGATCATGCGAAACACCCGCTCAGACATCTTCCGGAAGATCCTAGAAGTCCAGCAAAACAACGCCGCAGGCGCCGACCCAACCTACCAACACGACTCCGTCGAAGAGCTCATCGCTCGAGACGTCCCCCTCAAAACCGTCCTCCGCCTCCTCTGTCTGGAATCCTGCATGGCAGGCGGTCTTCGCCCACGAGATCTCGAAAACTTCAAGCGACAGATCATCCACGCATACGGCCACCAACACCTACTCACTTTCTCTGCTCTCGAGAAAATGGAACTCCTTCAACCCCGTTCATCCGCCACAGCCATGCTCCTCCCGACAACAGGCACTCAACCAGGCTCCAAAACAAACTATGGTTATCTACGAAAGAACCTCCGTCTTGTAGTCGAAGAAGTCAGCGAGAAGGATCCCAATGACATCGCCTATGTATACAGCGGCTTCGCCCCTCTCAGTGTCCGTCTCGTCCAATGCGTCCTGCAAAAGCCGTACGTTCTCTCCCTCATCCGAGGTGGATCCGTTGCAGCGTCCGCCTCCCCCAGTCCAGCCAGTACCGCATCCCCGGGCTGGCTCGGCTTCGAAGACTTAGTCAAGAGCGCCCGTGGAGCAACGTTCAGTATAGTCCAAAAGGGCGATGACAAGGCGATCCGTGCCCGACAAACGCTTAGCGGTAACAATGCTACCAAGACAGTTTATGTGTTTTTCTTGGGTGGGATTACCTTTACGGAGATCGCTGCATTGCGCTTTATTGCTGAGCAGGAGGCACCGCGGAGGAAGATCGTTATCTGTACCACGAGCATTATTAACGGGGATAAGATGATGGATGCTGCGATTGAGAAGCAAGATTTCACGAAGACTGAATAA